The Treponema primitia ZAS-1 genome window below encodes:
- a CDS encoding uroporphyrinogen decarboxylase family protein gives MTSRERVMASLNFKQPDRVPIDFNAHRSSGINVIAYQNLRKYLDLPPSPLYIYDIIQQLAIVEQDVLDKFDVDTFQLGCDFDKKPEYWKDWELEDGTPCKVPVCVDVRRQGNGSFIYNSKGTIVGKQPQGCYYFEQALYPLANDDEKDDFSDYDDIQNDVMWLMVPSPPMPIDFKTPAGARELREIAAATRGKTDRAIYGIFGGNLVETAQYIFRMDNLLCDLLANPERIHKFLDVLLDRHMVNLKAYLDSVGDYIDVIGFGDDMGTQGGPQFSPEVYMDFFYPREKKMWSYIHERFPAMKICLHCCGGVRPLMPLLADAGLDAINPVQFTCKDMALEDLKKELYGKLTLWGGGCDTRRMLPQGKPSEIGPHVKKNLEILNNGGGFIFQQVHNILADIPPVNVVEMFKAVRDFC, from the coding sequence ATGACAAGCAGAGAAAGGGTAATGGCTTCCTTGAATTTTAAACAGCCCGATCGGGTACCCATAGACTTTAATGCCCATCGATCCAGCGGCATTAATGTAATAGCGTATCAAAATTTACGCAAATATCTGGACCTTCCTCCAAGTCCGCTGTATATATACGATATTATCCAGCAGCTTGCTATTGTTGAACAGGATGTACTCGATAAATTCGATGTGGACACCTTTCAGCTTGGCTGCGACTTTGATAAAAAACCGGAATACTGGAAGGACTGGGAACTTGAAGATGGTACCCCCTGTAAGGTTCCGGTCTGTGTTGATGTGCGCCGCCAGGGAAACGGTAGTTTTATCTATAATTCTAAGGGGACCATTGTCGGCAAGCAGCCGCAGGGTTGTTACTATTTTGAACAGGCCCTATATCCCCTGGCTAATGATGATGAAAAGGATGATTTTTCCGATTACGATGATATACAAAACGATGTGATGTGGCTCATGGTTCCCAGTCCGCCCATGCCAATAGATTTTAAGACCCCCGCCGGCGCCCGGGAGCTGCGTGAAATTGCCGCTGCCACCAGGGGAAAAACTGATCGGGCAATTTACGGTATCTTTGGTGGTAATCTGGTGGAAACCGCCCAATATATATTCCGCATGGATAATCTGCTCTGCGATCTTTTGGCAAACCCCGAGCGGATACACAAATTTTTAGATGTATTGTTGGATAGGCACATGGTCAACCTGAAGGCCTACCTTGATTCGGTGGGGGATTACATTGATGTGATCGGTTTTGGAGATGATATGGGTACCCAGGGTGGTCCCCAGTTTTCACCGGAAGTGTACATGGATTTCTTTTACCCGCGGGAAAAGAAAATGTGGTCCTATATCCATGAACGCTTCCCGGCAATGAAGATCTGTCTCCACTGCTGCGGCGGCGTCCGTCCCTTAATGCCCCTCTTGGCTGACGCTGGTCTTGACGCCATTAATCCGGTACAGTTTACCTGCAAAGATATGGCCCTGGAGGACTTAAAAAAGGAACTTTACGGCAAGCTGACCCTTTGGGGCGGCGGCTGTGATACCCGTAGGATGCTTCCCCAGGGAAAGCCTAGCGAGATAGGGCCCCACGTGAAGAAGAACCTGGAGATCCTGAACAATGGTGGGGGCTTTATTTTCCAGCAGGTCCACAATATCCTTGCGGATATTCCCCCGGTCAATGTAGTGGAGATGTTTAAGGCTGTTCGGGATTTTTGTTAA